A window of the Sporocytophaga myxococcoides DSM 11118 genome harbors these coding sequences:
- a CDS encoding DUF4157 domain-containing protein, whose amino-acid sequence MSSEKVQKDISLQRNVSIQTKSSLVSQDYGKLSRHGSDHLQNNGYGMQVASSMGMTYPMIQPKLTVGQPNDKYEQEADNVAKSVVNKITNPSNDWTTSENINAISGNTQVSQRIMKMAGPDEISEPESDVEGKIESSRGRGSALPDSVKTPMENAFGADFSKVKIHTDNNSDKLNKTIQAKAFTTGSDIFFKSGEFKPESKEGQELVAHELTHVQQQTGAGPKSTVQRHVNTLTSSPLVIQRFEDDFKTDDADALTRYLTDALQEIKDYITNKDCGIIGSPTCRGARIKLNGLKTKLSKKNILTIKKNLITGKGVSSEVFGAIETLIIEVIKQIDIATLIKDNEVKKEKKVEKIDKSGRNFEEEIKNAGWDKFNKILGELGIESAEILHNFNVLLADTGGNDISPQFLKALFLTTEECYFLGYLRDLVDKKSFILHLLKLKDNSEKGAYSGILAELQALSILLDEKRIIEGKPVVMGEMRPRTLPFAGAHPKQDIDLQYEDEKGIAQYIEVKDRVSTLESKMNNLVGKAKLDDQPFEENDSRQITSLLKIVNDDYDQGKHSSLTVACISPYGWVRFITGDHCLQLIKYNVSFKIASVLYSPSDLTILRGYVENILSKEYDPMWKENSKNEKLPIITPSPVGNRHQSAWEYEEKQKFPPTIDEIKKDGKKEETKSKEVPVENDNAASTEKKEIVN is encoded by the coding sequence ATGTCTTCTGAAAAAGTTCAAAAGGATATCTCTTTACAAAGAAATGTATCTATACAGACCAAATCTTCATTGGTCAGTCAAGACTATGGAAAGTTGTCTAGGCATGGAAGTGATCATTTACAAAATAACGGCTATGGTATGCAGGTGGCAAGTTCTATGGGAATGACTTATCCTATGATTCAGCCGAAACTTACAGTAGGGCAGCCAAATGATAAATATGAGCAGGAAGCAGATAATGTAGCTAAAAGTGTGGTAAATAAAATCACCAATCCATCAAATGATTGGACTACTTCAGAAAATATAAATGCGATTAGTGGGAATACCCAGGTTTCTCAGAGGATAATGAAAATGGCTGGACCCGATGAAATAAGCGAACCTGAATCAGATGTTGAAGGTAAAATTGAAAGTTCAAGAGGAAGAGGAAGTGCATTGCCTGATTCAGTTAAGACTCCAATGGAAAATGCATTTGGTGCGGACTTCAGCAAGGTTAAAATTCATACAGATAATAATTCCGACAAATTGAATAAAACAATACAGGCCAAAGCATTTACAACCGGAAGTGATATATTTTTTAAATCAGGAGAGTTTAAACCAGAGAGTAAGGAGGGACAGGAACTGGTGGCTCATGAACTTACTCATGTACAGCAACAGACAGGAGCAGGGCCGAAGTCTACTGTGCAGAGACATGTTAACACATTAACTAGTTCTCCATTGGTAATACAAAGATTTGAAGATGACTTTAAAACCGATGATGCAGATGCTTTAACCCGATATCTTACTGACGCATTGCAGGAGATTAAAGATTATATTACTAATAAAGATTGTGGTATTATCGGAAGTCCGACATGCAGGGGCGCAAGAATAAAACTTAATGGCCTTAAGACAAAGCTCAGCAAAAAAAACATTCTTACTATAAAAAAGAATCTGATTACTGGAAAAGGTGTTTCATCTGAAGTGTTTGGCGCAATCGAGACTTTAATTATAGAGGTGATCAAACAAATTGACATAGCAACTTTAATTAAAGATAATGAAGTTAAGAAAGAAAAGAAAGTTGAAAAGATTGATAAATCGGGAAGGAATTTTGAAGAAGAAATTAAGAATGCGGGTTGGGATAAATTTAATAAAATATTGGGAGAGCTGGGGATTGAAAGTGCAGAAATACTGCATAATTTTAACGTTCTACTAGCAGATACAGGAGGAAATGATATTTCGCCACAATTCCTTAAAGCTTTATTTCTTACGACAGAAGAATGTTATTTTTTAGGCTACCTACGCGATCTTGTTGATAAAAAAAGTTTTATCCTACATTTACTTAAGCTTAAAGATAATTCTGAAAAAGGAGCGTATTCGGGCATACTTGCAGAGCTTCAGGCACTGTCTATTCTTCTCGATGAGAAACGCATCATAGAAGGAAAACCGGTGGTTATGGGAGAAATGAGGCCCCGCACCTTACCATTTGCAGGAGCACATCCTAAACAAGATATCGATTTGCAATATGAAGATGAAAAAGGCATAGCCCAGTATATTGAAGTAAAGGACCGCGTAAGCACATTAGAAAGTAAAATGAACAACCTCGTCGGTAAAGCAAAACTTGATGATCAACCGTTTGAGGAAAATGATTCAAGGCAGATAACCAGTCTCTTAAAAATTGTAAATGATGATTATGATCAAGGAAAACATTCTTCTTTGACAGTTGCATGTATCAGCCCTTATGGATGGGTACGTTTTATTACCGGAGATCATTGTCTTCAATTGATCAAGTATAATGTCTCTTTCAAAATAGCAAGTGTATTATATTCGCCATCAGATCTGACCATATTAAGAGGATATGTTGAAAATATTTTATCTAAAGAATATGATCCAATGTGGAAAGAAAATTCAAAGAATGAAAAATTACCAATTATAACACCTAGCCCTGTAGGTAACAGACATCAGTCAGCATGGGAGTATGAAGAAAAGCAAAAGTTTCCTCCTACGATAGATGAGATAAAGAAAGATGGGAAAAAGGAAGAAACAAAGTCTAAAGAAGTTCCTGTGGAAAACGATAATGCAGCCTCAACCGAAAAAAAGGAGATAGTTAATTGA
- a CDS encoding AMP-binding protein translates to MASKPWLNQYPKEVNPEINPDAYASVLHFFEDCVKKYGDLVGFVNMGKTMTFKQLDEYSTQFASYLQNHAKLKKGDRIGIQMPNLLQNPVVIFGAIKAGLTIVNTNPLYTEREMEHQFKDSGAKAIVILANFADKLEAIRKNTDIKNIIITQVGDMQGAFKGAIVNFVLKYVKKMVPAFNIHEAVKFNDALKLGKSSSWTRPELKGSDVCFLQYTGGTTGVSKGAMLTHRNIVANMLQSYEWFKPVLKDGEEVVITPLPLYHIFALTANLLVMMKYGAKNILITNPKDMKAFIKELKTYPFTLMTGVNTLFNGLLNQEAFKTVDFSRLKMTVGGGMAVQKPVALKWEEVTKTKLAEGYGLTETSPVACVNPVDGRMRLGSIGLPIPSTEMKVMNDDGQEVGIDEPGELWIKGPQVMAGYWQRPDETANVMVGEWFKSGDMAAIDKDGFFRIVDRKKEMVLVSGFNVYPNEVEEVLCMHPKILEAGVKGIPDDKTNEAVKAFIVKKDPSLTEEEIIEHCRKYLTSYKVPKHIVFRTELPKSNVGKILRRLME, encoded by the coding sequence ATGGCAAGTAAACCCTGGTTAAACCAATACCCGAAGGAGGTCAATCCGGAAATAAATCCTGATGCTTATGCTTCGGTACTGCATTTTTTTGAGGATTGTGTTAAAAAATACGGGGATCTTGTTGGTTTTGTGAACATGGGTAAGACCATGACTTTTAAGCAACTCGATGAATATTCAACTCAGTTTGCATCTTATCTGCAGAACCATGCAAAACTGAAAAAGGGGGATAGAATTGGGATTCAGATGCCGAATCTTTTACAGAATCCAGTGGTAATCTTCGGAGCTATCAAAGCTGGCCTAACGATTGTAAACACCAACCCTCTTTATACTGAGCGCGAAATGGAGCACCAGTTTAAAGATTCAGGTGCCAAAGCGATTGTGATCCTTGCCAATTTTGCCGATAAACTGGAGGCTATCAGGAAAAATACGGACATCAAGAACATAATCATAACGCAAGTAGGAGATATGCAGGGAGCTTTTAAAGGAGCTATCGTGAATTTCGTGCTTAAGTATGTTAAAAAGATGGTGCCAGCCTTTAATATTCATGAAGCGGTTAAGTTCAATGATGCATTGAAACTGGGTAAAAGTTCTTCATGGACAAGGCCAGAGCTTAAAGGTTCTGACGTTTGCTTTTTACAATATACAGGGGGAACAACCGGAGTATCTAAAGGTGCCATGCTTACTCACAGAAACATTGTAGCTAATATGCTTCAAAGTTATGAATGGTTTAAGCCGGTATTGAAAGACGGAGAAGAAGTTGTGATCACGCCGCTTCCGCTATACCACATATTTGCATTAACTGCAAACCTTTTGGTAATGATGAAATATGGCGCTAAAAATATCCTGATCACCAATCCAAAAGATATGAAAGCCTTCATCAAAGAGCTTAAAACGTATCCGTTCACATTGATGACTGGAGTAAATACCTTGTTTAATGGTCTTTTAAATCAGGAAGCTTTTAAGACTGTAGACTTCTCGCGTCTTAAAATGACTGTCGGCGGTGGGATGGCGGTTCAGAAACCAGTTGCTCTGAAGTGGGAAGAGGTAACAAAGACTAAGCTTGCTGAGGGATACGGTCTAACCGAAACTTCTCCTGTTGCTTGCGTAAATCCTGTTGATGGAAGAATGAGACTCGGTTCGATCGGTTTGCCTATTCCAAGTACTGAGATGAAGGTGATGAATGATGACGGTCAGGAAGTAGGCATAGATGAGCCGGGAGAGCTTTGGATCAAAGGTCCGCAGGTAATGGCTGGCTACTGGCAAAGGCCGGATGAAACTGCTAATGTTATGGTGGGTGAATGGTTTAAGTCAGGCGATATGGCTGCTATTGATAAAGACGGTTTCTTCCGAATAGTTGACAGAAAGAAAGAAATGGTGCTGGTGAGCGGATTTAATGTATATCCAAATGAAGTGGAAGAGGTGCTATGTATGCATCCTAAAATACTGGAAGCAGGAGTGAAAGGCATTCCGGATGATAAAACCAATGAAGCGGTAAAAGCATTTATCGTGAAGAAAGATCCATCTCTTACAGAAGAAGAAATTATAGAGCATTGCAGAAAATATCTGACGTCTTATAAAGTACCTAAGCATATCGTGTTCAGAACAGAACTACCGAAAAGCAATGTTGGTAAAATATTGAGAAGGTTGATGGAATAA
- a CDS encoding SDR family oxidoreductase: protein MKILLTGANGYIGKRLLPVLLEQGHEVICCVRDRRRLDTYDKYKDKVSVFEVDFLKSVDINSAPLDFDVAFYLIHSLSGSIGKFEDKERSSAHNFVNYMDASSARQIIFLTGIVNEEVLSPHLRSRKMVESVLGESKIPLTVLRAGIIVGSGSASFEIIRDLVEKLPIMITPKWVNNKIQPIGVGDVIKFLTGVMLNEHCLNKTFDISGPEVLTYKQLMLQYAEVRHLKRYMINVPFMTPRLSSYWLYFITSTSYNLAVNLVESMKIDVVAKDKELEKILNIQPITYKESVKTAFRKIEENMVVSSWKDSFVSSEAQYSMMDLIQVPMFGCSRDKQETELKTDIEDAKDKLWSIGGRNGWYASDRLWKIRGMMDKLVGGVGLRRGRRDPNRLNNGDALDFWRVILSDRKAGRLLLFAEMKVPGEAWLEWKFVRRNEKNFLQQIATFRPKGLPGRLYWYLMLPFHHFIFNKMARSIAAGTTEK, encoded by the coding sequence ATGAAAATATTATTAACAGGAGCCAACGGATATATAGGAAAACGACTTTTACCTGTATTGCTGGAGCAAGGACATGAAGTGATTTGCTGTGTCCGTGACCGGAGAAGGCTTGACACCTATGATAAATATAAGGATAAAGTGTCCGTATTCGAAGTGGATTTTTTAAAGTCTGTAGATATTAATAGTGCCCCTTTGGATTTTGATGTAGCATTTTATCTTATCCATTCTTTATCCGGTTCTATTGGAAAGTTTGAAGACAAAGAACGTTCCTCTGCTCATAATTTTGTCAACTATATGGATGCCAGCTCTGCCCGTCAAATTATTTTTCTTACCGGTATCGTAAATGAAGAAGTTCTTTCTCCTCATCTTAGATCAAGAAAGATGGTGGAAAGTGTATTAGGGGAATCTAAAATACCCTTGACCGTTCTGCGCGCCGGTATTATTGTGGGCTCAGGAAGTGCTTCCTTCGAAATCATAAGAGATCTGGTAGAGAAGCTTCCGATAATGATCACTCCTAAATGGGTAAATAATAAAATCCAGCCTATAGGGGTGGGAGATGTTATAAAGTTTCTTACTGGTGTAATGTTGAATGAACATTGTCTCAATAAAACATTTGATATCAGCGGACCTGAAGTGTTGACCTATAAACAGCTGATGCTACAGTATGCGGAAGTAAGGCATTTAAAACGGTACATGATCAATGTTCCTTTTATGACTCCGCGCTTGTCTTCATATTGGCTGTATTTCATCACGTCTACTTCCTATAATCTTGCTGTAAACCTTGTAGAAAGCATGAAAATAGATGTAGTGGCAAAGGATAAGGAGCTGGAAAAAATATTAAACATTCAGCCAATCACTTACAAAGAATCAGTGAAGACGGCCTTCAGAAAGATTGAGGAAAATATGGTTGTATCAAGCTGGAAAGATTCTTTTGTCAGCAGTGAGGCTCAATATTCAATGATGGACCTGATTCAGGTTCCTATGTTCGGATGTTCTAGAGACAAACAGGAGACAGAATTGAAAACCGATATTGAAGATGCTAAAGATAAACTTTGGTCCATCGGAGGACGAAATGGCTGGTATGCTTCAGACAGGCTCTGGAAAATCAGAGGCATGATGGATAAACTCGTTGGTGGTGTCGGTTTAAGAAGGGGGAGACGGGACCCTAATCGTCTGAACAATGGTGATGCGCTTGACTTTTGGAGAGTTATTCTTTCGGATAGAAAAGCAGGAAGGCTTCTCTTATTTGCCGAAATGAAAGTGCCTGGCGAAGCCTGGCTTGAGTGGAAGTTTGTTCGGCGCAATGAGAAGAATTTCCTGCAACAGATAGCAACCTTTAGACCGAAAGGTCTACCGGGAAGGTTATATTGGTATCTGATGCTGCCTTTTCATCATTTTATTTTCAATAAAATGGCCAGATCCATTGCAGCTGGAACTACAGAAAAATGA
- a CDS encoding tetratricopeptide repeat protein, with product MKKTLSILFTLFSVTVFAQTAEEYLQSGLEKHNKEDYSGAIKDYTLAIKADKKSKTAYFNRGACELALKNLEAAMEDFNNAIEIDPNYPDPHYGRATVFATLERYKEALAPLDKAIELDPKFPNALNFRGQLRAQTGNKKGACEDFIKADKQGDLKAGIYLDKYCNTTPRPKESFILNWPEDEHWVTGNSQEDDQVKITELIHANESMDKWTEMGYMSSIKSARVLSVEKAMSIFYDQAKTEAPKAKLTLIEQSDSTAQYPWIIFTIEAPEFINDHNPESQLWYVVLGNQSLYANFIAVKEASFPKDKRQKWINFFKTGKVVSKP from the coding sequence ATGAAAAAAACATTATCAATATTATTTACATTGTTTTCTGTTACCGTCTTTGCTCAAACGGCTGAAGAATATCTTCAAAGCGGTCTTGAGAAGCACAACAAAGAAGACTATTCAGGAGCTATCAAGGATTATACATTAGCGATCAAAGCTGACAAAAAATCAAAAACGGCTTATTTCAATCGTGGAGCTTGTGAACTAGCATTAAAGAACCTGGAAGCAGCCATGGAGGACTTCAACAATGCTATTGAAATTGATCCTAATTACCCTGATCCTCATTATGGCAGAGCAACTGTGTTTGCTACTCTGGAAAGATACAAAGAAGCACTGGCTCCCCTTGATAAGGCAATTGAGCTCGATCCCAAATTCCCAAATGCCTTAAACTTTCGTGGACAGCTACGTGCTCAGACTGGTAATAAAAAAGGAGCTTGTGAAGACTTTATAAAGGCAGATAAGCAAGGAGATCTGAAAGCCGGTATTTACCTTGATAAATATTGCAATACAACTCCCAGACCTAAGGAATCTTTTATATTAAACTGGCCTGAAGATGAGCATTGGGTCACAGGTAACAGCCAGGAAGATGATCAGGTAAAAATAACTGAACTTATTCACGCTAATGAATCTATGGACAAGTGGACAGAGATGGGCTATATGAGTTCAATAAAAAGCGCACGAGTACTGTCTGTAGAAAAAGCGATGAGCATCTTTTACGATCAGGCCAAAACAGAAGCACCTAAAGCAAAATTGACACTAATAGAGCAAAGTGACTCCACAGCCCAATACCCATGGATTATTTTTACTATTGAAGCTCCGGAATTCATTAACGATCATAATCCTGAATCCCAATTGTGGTACGTTGTGCTGGGCAATCAATCATTGTATGCGAATTTTATAGCGGTGAAAGAAGCTTCTTTTCCCAAAGACAAAAGACAAAAATGGATAAACTTTTTTAAAACTGGGAAAGTGGTTAGTAAACCATAA
- a CDS encoding T9SS type A sorting domain-containing protein gives MTRQLLRRKGIYLSCIIFFLFNLTRLYGQQVKLPTDTTFSENLSKNPDRDLYPGEEFDIFFEMTGFPPGTIYIALMHKSDEEITIGGTTTGSPIHAKIPWDAVPGNYGVKVVAATSLPGRSKTIIIRDSLNYDINKWTSVSGNEAGKLQFTGAGERVAVSKPVNFSTGGFIQVDFKWLQTNTTANSDVYIEYSTDYGATWQQGTKLSPAVNYDKFMLYDFPASANSDHTLVRFKQPNYAAGTDGWKIDLILLDEQGNTIMPNYYENIHFAVLGPGIILNNPDSRTICDGQATTYSFTTRGTFPEGNVFTAQVSDKLGNFDNPIDIGTLSSTTGGTINATFPDNLQAGNLYKVRIIAVAGGKNISASDASPHLELGEYWNSTITKDQNILIAPEGTNYQWYKDNQLVDGATGKTFETSSSGYYSCKVTGTDGCSYITSAFGVGILGNYKKLAAENFTLFPNPSNDKITLTSLNTLQGEIEVSLHTSTGEKVYFQKIYLNQSTLDIDLNGFKRGVYYLMIIHDDERVYKPVLKL, from the coding sequence ATGACAAGACAATTACTTCGCAGAAAAGGTATTTACCTTTCTTGCATTATATTTTTCCTGTTCAATTTAACCAGGCTATATGGACAACAAGTAAAGCTACCGACAGATACCACATTCAGTGAAAATTTGAGTAAGAATCCTGATAGGGATCTGTACCCTGGAGAGGAGTTTGATATTTTCTTTGAAATGACAGGTTTTCCTCCTGGTACTATATATATCGCTCTGATGCATAAAAGCGATGAAGAGATCACCATAGGTGGAACTACAACTGGAAGTCCGATACACGCTAAGATCCCTTGGGATGCTGTTCCTGGAAACTATGGAGTAAAGGTAGTCGCAGCGACCAGCCTTCCTGGAAGATCTAAAACTATTATTATCAGAGATTCTCTGAACTATGACATAAATAAATGGACATCTGTTTCAGGAAACGAAGCAGGCAAATTGCAATTTACAGGAGCAGGCGAAAGAGTAGCTGTTTCCAAGCCTGTAAACTTCTCTACCGGAGGATTTATTCAGGTAGATTTCAAATGGCTTCAAACGAATACTACTGCGAATTCAGATGTCTATATCGAATACTCTACCGACTATGGTGCAACATGGCAGCAAGGAACAAAACTTTCACCTGCTGTGAATTACGATAAATTCATGTTATATGATTTTCCGGCCTCTGCAAATTCAGACCATACACTTGTTCGTTTTAAACAACCAAATTATGCAGCAGGGACAGATGGTTGGAAAATAGATCTCATATTATTGGATGAGCAAGGCAACACTATAATGCCTAACTACTATGAAAATATTCACTTTGCAGTACTAGGTCCTGGTATCATTCTTAATAATCCTGATTCAAGGACAATTTGTGATGGACAGGCTACAACTTATAGCTTCACAACAAGAGGAACATTTCCGGAAGGCAATGTTTTTACTGCTCAGGTATCCGATAAATTAGGAAATTTTGATAATCCGATAGATATAGGAACATTATCTTCAACAACCGGTGGAACGATCAATGCAACATTCCCTGACAACCTGCAAGCAGGGAACCTTTATAAAGTCAGAATTATTGCAGTTGCAGGCGGAAAAAATATCAGTGCTTCCGATGCATCTCCTCACCTTGAGCTAGGGGAATATTGGAATTCCACAATTACCAAAGATCAAAATATACTTATAGCGCCCGAAGGTACAAATTACCAGTGGTACAAGGATAACCAATTAGTTGATGGAGCAACAGGAAAAACTTTTGAAACTAGCTCTTCAGGATATTACTCTTGCAAGGTAACCGGAACTGACGGGTGTTCTTATATTACCTCTGCATTTGGAGTGGGGATATTAGGAAACTATAAAAAATTGGCAGCAGAAAACTTTACTTTGTTTCCAAACCCTTCAAACGACAAAATTACGCTTACTTCATTAAATACACTTCAAGGAGAAATAGAAGTAAGCCTGCATACCTCGACTGGTGAAAAAGTATATTTTCAAAAAATTTATCTTAACCAATCAACTTTAGATATAGATCTTAATGGATTTAAAAGAGGAGTTTATTATCTGATGATCATTCATGATGATGAACGGGTCTATAAACCAGTCTTGAAGCTTTAA
- a CDS encoding nucleoid-associated protein produces the protein MIDFTEVKLHNIVVHNIGNSLQEEGMKLSKGPLVFRESIVKELLMKYFLSPFKGELFYNFFHDTELALNEIYNYASKIFDDPDCFYLQTINISKHLYDKSNHHNIKGGEFYLVYFADCVVNGDSMDAIGLFKSENKDTYLRIFQETDNFEIEHEQGININKLDKGCLIFNTNREQGYKICVVDNTNKGQEAQYWKNDFLKIKQHEDNYFHTQNLMKLTKEFCNDVLAKEYEVSKADQIELMNRSVQYFAKKEVFNLNEFQAEVMGSEESMVNAFNTYKEEFQEKNQVNTYDEFNISNGAFKSNKKIFKSILKLDKNFHVYIHGNKEFIERGYDEGRQMHYYQLFFKNETS, from the coding sequence ATGATTGATTTTACAGAAGTTAAGTTACATAATATCGTTGTCCATAATATCGGAAACAGTCTTCAGGAAGAAGGGATGAAATTGTCAAAAGGTCCTCTGGTTTTCAGAGAATCAATAGTGAAAGAACTCCTGATGAAGTATTTTTTATCACCCTTTAAAGGTGAACTCTTCTACAATTTTTTCCATGATACAGAACTTGCACTTAATGAAATTTATAACTACGCCTCTAAGATTTTTGATGATCCTGATTGCTTCTATCTTCAGACCATCAACATATCCAAACATCTTTATGATAAATCAAATCATCATAATATAAAGGGTGGAGAGTTTTATCTTGTCTACTTTGCAGACTGCGTGGTGAACGGAGACTCAATGGATGCAATCGGTTTGTTTAAATCTGAAAATAAAGATACCTATCTCCGCATATTTCAGGAAACTGATAATTTTGAAATTGAACACGAGCAGGGCATAAACATTAACAAGCTTGATAAGGGTTGTCTAATCTTTAATACCAATAGGGAACAAGGATATAAAATATGTGTGGTCGATAATACCAATAAAGGTCAGGAAGCACAGTACTGGAAGAATGATTTTCTTAAGATTAAACAACATGAAGATAATTACTTCCATACTCAGAATTTAATGAAACTTACCAAAGAGTTTTGTAATGATGTATTGGCTAAAGAGTATGAGGTAAGCAAAGCTGATCAGATTGAGCTGATGAACAGGTCCGTGCAGTATTTTGCCAAAAAGGAAGTCTTTAACCTTAATGAGTTTCAGGCAGAAGTTATGGGAAGTGAAGAGTCTATGGTGAATGCTTTTAATACATACAAAGAAGAGTTTCAGGAAAAGAATCAGGTAAATACATACGATGAGTTTAATATTTCCAATGGTGCTTTTAAAAGCAATAAGAAGATATTTAAAAGCATCTTAAAGCTGGACAAGAACTTTCATGTCTACATTCATGGCAACAAAGAATTCATAGAAAGGGGATATGATGAGGGACGCCAGATGCACTACTATCAGTTGTTTTTCAAGAATGAAACTTCCTAG
- a CDS encoding DUF1349 domain-containing protein codes for MINFYSKISNFCFVWCLMVLISCNEQKNQAPTETKNITTLNMITSDSIKNFKWFHEPKLWKVTSEGLLIEPDSGSDFWQRTHYGFRNDNAHFLYKEVEGDFEMITTVSFSPKHRFDQAGLCIRLDEDNWLKTSTEYETSEFSHLGAVVTNLGYSDWSTQEIPADIRKVEYKIIRKGQDFEIYAKYGKKNFQQIRIAHLHKEAPKINIGLYACSPTDRGFSALFETFEIKRNK; via the coding sequence ATGATAAACTTTTATTCCAAAATCAGCAATTTCTGCTTTGTCTGGTGTTTAATGGTTTTAATTTCATGCAATGAACAAAAGAATCAGGCACCAACAGAAACTAAAAACATTACGACTTTAAACATGATCACTTCAGATAGTATTAAGAATTTCAAATGGTTTCACGAGCCTAAACTATGGAAGGTAACTTCAGAAGGATTATTGATTGAGCCAGATTCCGGATCTGATTTCTGGCAAAGAACACATTACGGATTCAGAAATGATAATGCTCATTTTTTATACAAAGAAGTTGAAGGTGATTTTGAGATGATTACAACTGTATCTTTTTCTCCCAAACACAGATTCGACCAGGCTGGCCTGTGCATACGTCTTGATGAAGATAACTGGCTGAAGACTTCAACAGAATATGAAACAAGTGAATTTTCACACCTCGGGGCAGTAGTAACGAATCTTGGCTATTCAGACTGGTCAACGCAGGAAATCCCGGCAGATATAAGAAAAGTTGAATATAAAATTATCAGAAAAGGCCAAGACTTTGAAATTTATGCAAAGTATGGTAAGAAAAATTTTCAGCAGATAAGAATTGCTCATTTGCACAAGGAAGCTCCAAAGATCAATATAGGTTTGTATGCTTGCAGCCCTACGGATAGAGGTTTTTCAGCTTTGTTTGAAACATTTGAGATCAAACGGAATAAATAA
- a CDS encoding condensin complex protein MksE: MVPKQTAEIFQILSKGSFISSNGSQARLYDCISHDENFRVLKEYFAHIGYHLESGHNYYYFSQQDETNANMEKKLEQFAHFIDVMDFFSCLDVKPVTGTRYRVTQIAEECFANERLRQKIYAISRKDKLTDKVIDVAGSLANGGFLEQEDEDTYKVMDAIHYLETIISLITIDDDGEQKNS; this comes from the coding sequence ATGGTTCCTAAACAAACAGCAGAAATATTTCAGATCCTCAGCAAAGGTAGCTTCATTAGTTCAAATGGAAGTCAGGCGAGGTTGTATGACTGTATCAGTCATGACGAAAACTTCAGGGTGCTGAAGGAATATTTTGCCCATATAGGCTATCACCTGGAAAGTGGCCATAACTATTATTATTTCAGTCAGCAGGATGAAACGAATGCAAACATGGAGAAAAAGCTGGAGCAGTTTGCTCACTTTATCGATGTGATGGATTTTTTCTCCTGTCTTGATGTAAAGCCTGTCACTGGCACGCGTTACAGAGTAACTCAGATAGCAGAAGAGTGCTTTGCAAATGAAAGGCTAAGGCAAAAAATATACGCCATATCAAGGAAAGACAAGCTGACAGATAAAGTGATAGATGTAGCGGGCAGTTTGGCCAATGGTGGATTCCTGGAACAGGAAGACGAAGATACATACAAGGTAATGGATGCTATACATTACCTGGAAACAATTATTTCCCTTATAACAATTGATGACGATGGAGAGCAAAAGAATTCTTAA
- a CDS encoding CDP-alcohol phosphatidyltransferase family protein produces the protein MQNNNIFNFIRTPDWISLGNGICGGLAIILSIKNHNALFPAGLIVAGGILDFFDGRVARKYGLASDFGKNLDSLCDIVTFIVAPVVFAFIYLQELSVWEVAILVFYIAAGLLRLARFNVTGTLSNGKYFEGMPVPFSIVLIVSYFPLLLLSLPMILWILLFLIHGCLMISTVKIRKL, from the coding sequence ATGCAAAACAACAATATATTCAATTTTATACGCACACCTGATTGGATTTCTTTGGGAAATGGAATTTGTGGAGGGCTTGCAATTATATTAAGTATCAAAAACCATAATGCTTTATTTCCAGCAGGATTAATAGTTGCTGGTGGCATATTGGATTTCTTTGATGGGAGAGTGGCAAGGAAATATGGCCTGGCATCTGATTTTGGTAAAAATCTTGATTCACTATGTGACATTGTTACTTTTATTGTTGCTCCTGTTGTTTTTGCTTTTATTTATTTACAGGAACTTTCAGTCTGGGAAGTAGCTATTCTTGTTTTTTATATAGCTGCAGGACTTCTAAGATTAGCTAGATTCAATGTTACAGGTACCTTAAGTAATGGAAAGTATTTTGAAGGCATGCCTGTTCCATTCAGCATAGTGCTTATCGTTTCGTATTTTCCATTACTTCTGCTTTCACTGCCGATGATATTGTGGATCTTGCTGTTTCTCATACATGGATGTCTGATGATATCAACAGTTAAAATAAGAAAGCTATAA